In a single window of the Tigriopus californicus strain San Diego chromosome 2, Tcal_SD_v2.1, whole genome shotgun sequence genome:
- the LOC131893423 gene encoding vinculin-like isoform X4: MPVFHTKTIESILEPVAQQVSRLVIIHEEGEAGHEMPDLERPVFAVSKAVTNLVKTGRELLRLESERVGREMSTSTDDLILKQDMPQALNKVDEAARLLVEAAKLSKIDPLSKPARMKLIEGSRWILQGTSNVLLVFDESEVRKIVQDCKKTLDYLSVAEVVENMEDLVQFVRDLSPILSRVTVEVCKRTEDLTHQIHREVLNRCVEQVKTLAPILICSMKIFIQILSQDGKGVEEAAENRNYLCGRMSEELNEIIRVLQLTTYDEDEWDSDNLTVMKKVQNAIESSMQNAHDWLKDPKSLHGGVGEKSVRRILEQALKVAERSLPLDSEHMKKLVGDIQCMTDSLCELRQKGEGTTPQAETLAANIESRLHELVATVQQAINRVEKSGIQQPAPTVSGRLEQARRWLEQPAVNDRGLGQQAIALVVEEGLKIADVLPAGHRDEVGGLCRRIQTDAYSLTMLCQSEQGESPRAVELARSIAGNLNRLKDVIRNALVDRVVNDFLDAGTPLKQFTECVLSPHPAEETRDRIFEDKAIRLTTFSERAIQTAKMVAVGTNSGNKKVAEALLAYAAQVDSLAPQLVNAGRIRMTYPENKAADEHFENLRHQYAEAVHRVRGLCDEATDSLAFIEQSLEAMEDRTAKCEDAVRSGQALKMVENTSALARMTNRVIQVAKQEAENSEDPRYISELHISAEQLQARIAPMVQSAKSLAMHMNDDALINEWRSNNRKLLDSVEGVKSAVAQYPADSLPPPLPPYPKIGDLSLSDTQSKRSATMPVANGSARNHRPSYQRSHGQEDKKVFTDSELSEIFQIDFGEIFGSPDITVPDSNYRGINLPSKNHRGTDSYRRTQKQLESKKASQISSSSTSSSFSYSNAALPPPSQFANGGHKLAKSASSGQIKVPVLPSLSDPVQFGKPPPARPREPQPSHDQIDADALIDELMREAENDPGLRKMSGLDKPKPPAQAPIPDKYAFVARPYRTAQDMIIRDHDSTTNHDPHQFNRISRSSDKHRSSHNHRSATQRDQRISEPSDSWSRSKSADSRPSAPYSGLARKDPKLSNFKRTSSSDNFTEGIMHEVVTDQDNHSVKDLVAMIEKNTTSESVNPYIRKWGCDLISPEPHTKTKTYRRERRQMPDYEAKGMYNWTLDSSYRSGGMNGEHKNAKDWGGSLHESSKHHDKQSLFDNDFRLSAHVADMDDLLGKSGQVNDGYASEGERSVHWPPEDQLSTSDKRSASKKASQHLSASNGHASSQPPPKATSAMDEQIASIQCDFEAELDNMLLDTQKTTPSNYPHHGNGVILKNNLRNDIASRKNQQYQHSHSSSRINKKMNASLQKSSARKTASSNKRDYLSSSHAGMPPLAPVSDEDGSYQALSVVFQDIKKDSGSAPPPRPPPPSSNHGHSFLQDHSGYAETTDDESEDLFLHAPTPSQGPIMMAAHDLHQEVKQWSSKDNDIIAAAKKMALLMAKLSQLVNEDTGSKRDLIACAKATADASEEVTRIAKELAKECTDKRMRTSLLQVCERIPTIATQLKILSTVKATMLGAQGVSRIGTEEDQEATEMLVGNAQNLMQSVKQTVTAAEAASIKIRTDAGIKLRWVRKQPWYQY; encoded by the exons ACCGGTAGGGAACTGCTCAGACTTGAGTCTGAACGA GTCGGAAGAGAGATGTCCACATCCACGGACGATCTCATCCTCAAACAAGACATGCCCCAAGCCTTGAACAAAGTGGATGAAGCGGCCAGGCTATTGGTGGAAGCCGCAAAACTCAGCAAAATTGACCCGCTCTCCAAACCGGCTCGGATGAAGCTCATCGAAGGATCCAGATGGATCCTCCAAGGCACTTCCAATGTCTTATTAGTGTTTGACGAGTCCGAAGTTCGAAAGATTGTGCAAGATTGCAAAAAGACACTGGACTATCTCTCTGTGGCCGAAGTCGTTGAAAACATGGAGGATCTGGTTCAGTTCGTCCGGGATCTTTCGCCCATTCTGAGTCGA GTCACAGTCGAGGTGTGCAAACGAACCGAGGACCTGACTCATCAAATCCATCGGGAAGTGTTGAATCGTTGCGTGGAGCAAGTCAAAACCTTGGCCCCCATCTTGATTTGTTCCATGAAGATTTTCATCCAGATCTTAAGTCAGGACGGGAAAGGGGTGGAAGAAGCGGCCGAGAATCGCAACTATCTCTGCGGAAGAATGTCCGAAGAGCTCAACGAGATCATTCGAGTTCTTCAATTGACCACGTATGATGAGGATGAATGGGACTCGGACAACTTGACTGTAATGAAGAAGGTGCAAAACGCCATCGAAAGTTCAATGCAAAACGCCCACGACTGGCTCAAG GATCCTAAATCCCTTCATGGCGGGGTCGGAGAAAAATCCGTTCGACGGATCCTGGAGCAGGCCCTGAAAGTGGCGGAGCGGTCTTTGCCCTTAGACTCTGAGCACATGAAGAAGCTTGTAGGCGACATCCAGTGCATGACCGACAGCTTGTGTGAATTGCGGCAGAAAGGAGAGGGAACCACCCCTCAAGCCGAAACGCTGGCCGCAAATATCGAGTCAAGACTGCACGAGCTGGTGGCCACCGTCCAACAGGCCATTAACAG AGTGGAGAAATCGGGCATTCAACAACCGGCGCCAACGGTGTCAGGTCGTTTGGAACAAGCCCGAAGATGGTTGGAACAACCAGCAGTTAATGACCGAGGCCTCGGACAACAAGCTATAGCCTTGGTAGTTGAAGAAGGGTTGAAG ATTGCGGACGTCCTTCCCGCTGGTCACAGAGACGAAGTGGGCGGCCTTTGTCGACGGATTCAAACCGATGCCTACAGTCTGACCATGCTGTGCCAATCTGAGCAGGGCGAGTCTCCACGTGCCGTTGAGTTAGCACGAAGTATCGCAGGCAATTTGAATCGGCTCAAGGATGTCATCCGCAATGCTCTCGTCGATCGAGTGGTGAATGACTTCTTGGATGCGGGCACCCCATTGAAGCAATTCACGGAATGCGTTTTATCGCCTCATCCGGCAGAAGAGACCCGCGATAGGATTTTTGAGGACAAAGCCATTCGATTAACGACCTTCTCCGAGAGAGCCATTCAAACGGCGAAAATGGTGGCCGTGGGAACAAATTCGGGCAATAAGAAAGTGGCCGAGGCTTTGCTGGCTTATGCTGCACAA GTTGATAGTCTGGCCCCTCAATTGGTGAATGCGGGTCGGATCCGAATGACTTACCCGGAGAACAAGGCGGCTGATGAGCACTTTGAGAATTTGAGACATCAATATGCTGAGGCTGTTCATAGGGTCCGTGGACTTTGTGACGAAGCCACTGACTCGTTGGCCTTCATCGAGCAGTCCTTGGAAGCCATGGAGGATCGGACAGCTAAATGTGAGGATGCCGTTCGGTCAGGTCAAGCCTTGAAAATGGTTGAGAACACGTCAGCTTTGGCACGCATGACCAATCGAGTTATACAGGTAGCCAAACAGGAGGCGGAAAACTCCGAGGATCCCCGGTACATTTCTGAATTGCACATTTCAGCCGAGCAACTCCAAGCAC GAATTGCACCCATGGTCCAGTCCGCGAAATCTCTGGCCATGCACATGAATGACGATGCTCTGATCAATGAATGGAGGTCCAACAACCGCAAG CTATTAGATTCTGTGGAAGGTGTAAAAAGTGCTGTGGCGCAATATCCGGCCGATTCACTGCCACCTCCTCTGCCTCCCTATCCGAAGATAGGGGATCTATCGTTATCAG ATACCCAGTCCAAGAGGAGTGCCACGATGCCCGTGGCTAACGGATCCGCCCGCAATCACCGTCCTTCATATCAGAGGTCTCATGGCCAGGAAGACAAGAAAGTGTTCACGGACTCTGAACTGAGCGAGATTTTTCAAATCGATTTCGGCGAAATCTTCGGCTCACCTGATATCACCGTCCCAGACTCGAACTATCGGGGAATCAACTTGCCATCCAAGAATCATAGAG GCACGGATTCGTATCGGAGGACCCAAAAACAGTTGGAGAGCAAGAAGGCTTCTCAGATTTCCTCGTCTTCCACTTCGTCTTCCTTTTCATATTCAAACGCAGCCCTCCCTCCCCCATCCCAATTCGCAAATGGAGGTCACAAACTGGCAAAAAGTGCTTCCAGCGGTCAAATCAAGGTCCCGGTTTTGCCTTCACTCTCGGACCCGGTTCAATTTGGCAAGCCTCCACCTGCTCGGCCTCGCGAGCCTCAACCAAGTCATGATCAAATTGATGCCGATGCGTTGATCGACGAGCTCATGAGAGAGGCGGAGAACGATCCCGGATTAAGGAAAATGAGTGGTCTGGATAAACCGAAACCTCCTGCCCAAGCGCCTATACCCGATAAATACGCCTTTGTGGCCCGCCCATATCGAACGGCCCAAGATATGATCATTCGGGACCACGATTCTACTACCAACCATGACCCTCATCAATTCAACCGCATCTCAAGGTCGTCCGACAAACACCGGTCAAGTCATAATCACAGAAGTGCGACTCAGCGGGATCAACGGATTTCTGAACCTTCGGACTCGTGGAGTCGATCCAAGAGTGCCGATTCTCGCCCTTCTGCCCCTTACTCGGGATTAGCGCGGAAAGATCCAAAATTGTCCAACTTCAAGCGAACGTCGTCCTCTGATAACTTCACTGAGGGTATCATGCATGAGGTGGTAACGGATCAAGACAATCACTCTGTCAAGGATCTCGTGgccatgattgaaaaaaacaccactTCGGAAAGCGTGAATCCTTACATTCGAAAGTGGGGATGTGACCTCATCAGTCCTGAGCCGCACACTAAAACGAAAACTTACCGTCGTGAACGCAGACAAATGCCCGATTATGAGGCTAAAGGCATGTATAATTGGACCTTGGACTCGTCCTATCGATCTGGTGGAATGAACGGCGAACACAAAAACGCAAAGGATTGGGGTGGGTCCTTACACGAGTCCTCTAAACATCACGACAAGCAGTCTCTCTTCGACAATGATTTCCGTTTGAGCGCCCATGTGGCAGATATGGATGACTTGTTGGGCAAGTCTGGTCAAGTCAATGACGGCTATGCAAGTGAGGGCGAGAGATCAGTCCATTGGCCTCCTGAAGATCAACTTAGTACCTCAGACAAACGATCAGCCTCCAAGAAAGCTAGCCAACACTTGTCGGCGTCCAATGGCCACGCCTCCTCCCAACCTCCACCCAAAGCTACGAGTGCCATGGACGAACAAATTGCCTCAATCCAATGCGACTTTGAAGCTGAATTGGACAACATGCTATTGGACACTCAAAAGACTACCCCCTCAAACTACCCACACCATGGAAATGgagtaattttgaaaaacaacctCCGAAACGATATCGCTAGCCGCAAGAACCAGCAATACCAACACTCGCACTCCTCTAGTCggataaacaaaaaaatgaacgcGTCGCTACAAA AATCATCGGCTCGAAAAACCGCGAGTAGTAACAAACGGGATTACTTGTCATCCTCGCACGCTGGAATGCCACCTTTGGCACCCGTCTCAGATGAGGACGGCTCATATCAAGCTCTATCTGTCGTATTTCAGGATATCAAGAAAG ACTCCGGTTCAGCCCCACCGCCTCGCCCTCCGCCTCCTTCAAGCAACCATGGTCATTCCTTCCTGCAAGATCACTCAGGCTATGCCGAGACGACTGATGACGAATCCGAGGATTTGTTCCTGCACGCACCCACGCCCAGTCAAGGACCCATCATG ATGGCGGCGCATGATCTCCATCAAGAGGTGAAACAATGGTCCAGTAAGGACAATGACATCATTGCAGCGGCCAAGAAGATGGCCTTGCTAATGGCCAAGCTATCGCAATTGGTCAATGAAGACACCGGTTCTAAACGGGATCTAATCGCTTGCGCTAAGGCCACAGCTGACGCGTCCGAAGAGGTGACCAGAATCGCCAAAGAGTTGGCCAAAGAATGCACAGACAAGCGCATGCGAACG AGCTTGCTGCAAGTTTGTGAGCGAATCCCAACGATTGCCACGCAATTGAAGATCCTTTCTACGGTCAAGGCTACAATGTTGGGAGCACAAG GAGTCTCTCGTATTG GGACTGAAGAGGACCAAGAAGCTACTGAAATGTTAGTGGGCAATGCGCAAAACCTCATGCAATCCGTGAAACAAACCGTGACCGCTGCTGAAGCGGCTTCCATTAAGATTCGCACGGATGCGGGCATCAAACTGAGATGGGTGCGGAAGCAGCCGTGGTATCAGTACTAA
- the LOC131893423 gene encoding vinculin-like isoform X6 translates to MPVFHTKTIESILEPVAQQVSRLVIIHEEGEAGHEMPDLERPVFAVSKAVTNLVKVGREMSTSTDDLILKQDMPQALNKVDEAARLLVEAAKLSKIDPLSKPARMKLIEGSRWILQGTSNVLLVFDESEVRKIVQDCKKTLDYLSVAEVVENMEDLVQFVRDLSPILSRVTVEVCKRTEDLTHQIHREVLNRCVEQVKTLAPILICSMKIFIQILSQDGKGVEEAAENRNYLCGRMSEELNEIIRVLQLTTYDEDEWDSDNLTVMKKVQNAIESSMQNAHDWLKDPKSLHGGVGEKSVRRILEQALKVAERSLPLDSEHMKKLVGDIQCMTDSLCELRQKGEGTTPQAETLAANIESRLHELVATVQQAINRVEKSGIQQPAPTVSGRLEQARRWLEQPAVNDRGLGQQAIALVVEEGLKIADVLPAGHRDEVGGLCRRIQTDAYSLTMLCQSEQGESPRAVELARSIAGNLNRLKDVIRNALVDRVVNDFLDAGTPLKQFTECVLSPHPAEETRDRIFEDKAIRLTTFSERAIQTAKMVAVGTNSGNKKVAEALLAYAAQVDSLAPQLVNAGRIRMTYPENKAADEHFENLRHQYAEAVHRVRGLCDEATDSLAFIEQSLEAMEDRTAKCEDAVRSGQALKMVENTSALARMTNRVIQVAKQEAENSEDPRYISELHISAEQLQARIAPMVQSAKSLAMHMNDDALINEWRSNNRKLLDSVEGVKSAVAQYPADSLPPPLPPYPKIGDLSLSDTQSKRSATMPVANGSARNHRPSYQRSHGQEDKKVFTDSELSEIFQIDFGEIFGSPDITVPDSNYRGINLPSKNHRGTDSYRRTQKQLESKKASQISSSSTSSSFSYSNAALPPPSQFANGGHKLAKSASSGQIKVPVLPSLSDPVQFGKPPPARPREPQPSHDQIDADALIDELMREAENDPGLRKMSGLDKPKPPAQAPIPDKYAFVARPYRTAQDMIIRDHDSTTNHDPHQFNRISRSSDKHRSSHNHRSATQRDQRISEPSDSWSRSKSADSRPSAPYSGLARKDPKLSNFKRTSSSDNFTEGIMHEVVTDQDNHSVKDLVAMIEKNTTSESVNPYIRKWGCDLISPEPHTKTKTYRRERRQMPDYEAKGMYNWTLDSSYRSGGMNGEHKNAKDWGGSLHESSKHHDKQSLFDNDFRLSAHVADMDDLLGKSGQVNDGYASEGERSVHWPPEDQLSTSDKRSASKKASQHLSASNGHASSQPPPKATSAMDEQIASIQCDFEAELDNMLLDTQKTTPSNYPHHGNGVILKNNLRNDIASRKNQQYQHSHSSSRINKKMNASLQKSSARKTASSNKRDYLSSSHAGMPPLAPVSDEDGSYQALSVVFQDIKKDSGSAPPPRPPPPSSNHGHSFLQDHSGYAETTDDESEDLFLHAPTPSQGPIMMAAHDLHQEVKQWSSKDNDIIAAAKKMALLMAKLSQLVNEDTGSKRDLIACAKATADASEEVTRIAKELAKECTDKRMRTSLLQVCERIPTIATQLKILSTVKATMLGAQGTEEDQEATEMLVGNAQNLMQSVKQTVTAAEAASIKIRTDAGIKLRWVRKQPWYQY, encoded by the exons GTCGGAAGAGAGATGTCCACATCCACGGACGATCTCATCCTCAAACAAGACATGCCCCAAGCCTTGAACAAAGTGGATGAAGCGGCCAGGCTATTGGTGGAAGCCGCAAAACTCAGCAAAATTGACCCGCTCTCCAAACCGGCTCGGATGAAGCTCATCGAAGGATCCAGATGGATCCTCCAAGGCACTTCCAATGTCTTATTAGTGTTTGACGAGTCCGAAGTTCGAAAGATTGTGCAAGATTGCAAAAAGACACTGGACTATCTCTCTGTGGCCGAAGTCGTTGAAAACATGGAGGATCTGGTTCAGTTCGTCCGGGATCTTTCGCCCATTCTGAGTCGA GTCACAGTCGAGGTGTGCAAACGAACCGAGGACCTGACTCATCAAATCCATCGGGAAGTGTTGAATCGTTGCGTGGAGCAAGTCAAAACCTTGGCCCCCATCTTGATTTGTTCCATGAAGATTTTCATCCAGATCTTAAGTCAGGACGGGAAAGGGGTGGAAGAAGCGGCCGAGAATCGCAACTATCTCTGCGGAAGAATGTCCGAAGAGCTCAACGAGATCATTCGAGTTCTTCAATTGACCACGTATGATGAGGATGAATGGGACTCGGACAACTTGACTGTAATGAAGAAGGTGCAAAACGCCATCGAAAGTTCAATGCAAAACGCCCACGACTGGCTCAAG GATCCTAAATCCCTTCATGGCGGGGTCGGAGAAAAATCCGTTCGACGGATCCTGGAGCAGGCCCTGAAAGTGGCGGAGCGGTCTTTGCCCTTAGACTCTGAGCACATGAAGAAGCTTGTAGGCGACATCCAGTGCATGACCGACAGCTTGTGTGAATTGCGGCAGAAAGGAGAGGGAACCACCCCTCAAGCCGAAACGCTGGCCGCAAATATCGAGTCAAGACTGCACGAGCTGGTGGCCACCGTCCAACAGGCCATTAACAG AGTGGAGAAATCGGGCATTCAACAACCGGCGCCAACGGTGTCAGGTCGTTTGGAACAAGCCCGAAGATGGTTGGAACAACCAGCAGTTAATGACCGAGGCCTCGGACAACAAGCTATAGCCTTGGTAGTTGAAGAAGGGTTGAAG ATTGCGGACGTCCTTCCCGCTGGTCACAGAGACGAAGTGGGCGGCCTTTGTCGACGGATTCAAACCGATGCCTACAGTCTGACCATGCTGTGCCAATCTGAGCAGGGCGAGTCTCCACGTGCCGTTGAGTTAGCACGAAGTATCGCAGGCAATTTGAATCGGCTCAAGGATGTCATCCGCAATGCTCTCGTCGATCGAGTGGTGAATGACTTCTTGGATGCGGGCACCCCATTGAAGCAATTCACGGAATGCGTTTTATCGCCTCATCCGGCAGAAGAGACCCGCGATAGGATTTTTGAGGACAAAGCCATTCGATTAACGACCTTCTCCGAGAGAGCCATTCAAACGGCGAAAATGGTGGCCGTGGGAACAAATTCGGGCAATAAGAAAGTGGCCGAGGCTTTGCTGGCTTATGCTGCACAA GTTGATAGTCTGGCCCCTCAATTGGTGAATGCGGGTCGGATCCGAATGACTTACCCGGAGAACAAGGCGGCTGATGAGCACTTTGAGAATTTGAGACATCAATATGCTGAGGCTGTTCATAGGGTCCGTGGACTTTGTGACGAAGCCACTGACTCGTTGGCCTTCATCGAGCAGTCCTTGGAAGCCATGGAGGATCGGACAGCTAAATGTGAGGATGCCGTTCGGTCAGGTCAAGCCTTGAAAATGGTTGAGAACACGTCAGCTTTGGCACGCATGACCAATCGAGTTATACAGGTAGCCAAACAGGAGGCGGAAAACTCCGAGGATCCCCGGTACATTTCTGAATTGCACATTTCAGCCGAGCAACTCCAAGCAC GAATTGCACCCATGGTCCAGTCCGCGAAATCTCTGGCCATGCACATGAATGACGATGCTCTGATCAATGAATGGAGGTCCAACAACCGCAAG CTATTAGATTCTGTGGAAGGTGTAAAAAGTGCTGTGGCGCAATATCCGGCCGATTCACTGCCACCTCCTCTGCCTCCCTATCCGAAGATAGGGGATCTATCGTTATCAG ATACCCAGTCCAAGAGGAGTGCCACGATGCCCGTGGCTAACGGATCCGCCCGCAATCACCGTCCTTCATATCAGAGGTCTCATGGCCAGGAAGACAAGAAAGTGTTCACGGACTCTGAACTGAGCGAGATTTTTCAAATCGATTTCGGCGAAATCTTCGGCTCACCTGATATCACCGTCCCAGACTCGAACTATCGGGGAATCAACTTGCCATCCAAGAATCATAGAG GCACGGATTCGTATCGGAGGACCCAAAAACAGTTGGAGAGCAAGAAGGCTTCTCAGATTTCCTCGTCTTCCACTTCGTCTTCCTTTTCATATTCAAACGCAGCCCTCCCTCCCCCATCCCAATTCGCAAATGGAGGTCACAAACTGGCAAAAAGTGCTTCCAGCGGTCAAATCAAGGTCCCGGTTTTGCCTTCACTCTCGGACCCGGTTCAATTTGGCAAGCCTCCACCTGCTCGGCCTCGCGAGCCTCAACCAAGTCATGATCAAATTGATGCCGATGCGTTGATCGACGAGCTCATGAGAGAGGCGGAGAACGATCCCGGATTAAGGAAAATGAGTGGTCTGGATAAACCGAAACCTCCTGCCCAAGCGCCTATACCCGATAAATACGCCTTTGTGGCCCGCCCATATCGAACGGCCCAAGATATGATCATTCGGGACCACGATTCTACTACCAACCATGACCCTCATCAATTCAACCGCATCTCAAGGTCGTCCGACAAACACCGGTCAAGTCATAATCACAGAAGTGCGACTCAGCGGGATCAACGGATTTCTGAACCTTCGGACTCGTGGAGTCGATCCAAGAGTGCCGATTCTCGCCCTTCTGCCCCTTACTCGGGATTAGCGCGGAAAGATCCAAAATTGTCCAACTTCAAGCGAACGTCGTCCTCTGATAACTTCACTGAGGGTATCATGCATGAGGTGGTAACGGATCAAGACAATCACTCTGTCAAGGATCTCGTGgccatgattgaaaaaaacaccactTCGGAAAGCGTGAATCCTTACATTCGAAAGTGGGGATGTGACCTCATCAGTCCTGAGCCGCACACTAAAACGAAAACTTACCGTCGTGAACGCAGACAAATGCCCGATTATGAGGCTAAAGGCATGTATAATTGGACCTTGGACTCGTCCTATCGATCTGGTGGAATGAACGGCGAACACAAAAACGCAAAGGATTGGGGTGGGTCCTTACACGAGTCCTCTAAACATCACGACAAGCAGTCTCTCTTCGACAATGATTTCCGTTTGAGCGCCCATGTGGCAGATATGGATGACTTGTTGGGCAAGTCTGGTCAAGTCAATGACGGCTATGCAAGTGAGGGCGAGAGATCAGTCCATTGGCCTCCTGAAGATCAACTTAGTACCTCAGACAAACGATCAGCCTCCAAGAAAGCTAGCCAACACTTGTCGGCGTCCAATGGCCACGCCTCCTCCCAACCTCCACCCAAAGCTACGAGTGCCATGGACGAACAAATTGCCTCAATCCAATGCGACTTTGAAGCTGAATTGGACAACATGCTATTGGACACTCAAAAGACTACCCCCTCAAACTACCCACACCATGGAAATGgagtaattttgaaaaacaacctCCGAAACGATATCGCTAGCCGCAAGAACCAGCAATACCAACACTCGCACTCCTCTAGTCggataaacaaaaaaatgaacgcGTCGCTACAAA AATCATCGGCTCGAAAAACCGCGAGTAGTAACAAACGGGATTACTTGTCATCCTCGCACGCTGGAATGCCACCTTTGGCACCCGTCTCAGATGAGGACGGCTCATATCAAGCTCTATCTGTCGTATTTCAGGATATCAAGAAAG ACTCCGGTTCAGCCCCACCGCCTCGCCCTCCGCCTCCTTCAAGCAACCATGGTCATTCCTTCCTGCAAGATCACTCAGGCTATGCCGAGACGACTGATGACGAATCCGAGGATTTGTTCCTGCACGCACCCACGCCCAGTCAAGGACCCATCATG ATGGCGGCGCATGATCTCCATCAAGAGGTGAAACAATGGTCCAGTAAGGACAATGACATCATTGCAGCGGCCAAGAAGATGGCCTTGCTAATGGCCAAGCTATCGCAATTGGTCAATGAAGACACCGGTTCTAAACGGGATCTAATCGCTTGCGCTAAGGCCACAGCTGACGCGTCCGAAGAGGTGACCAGAATCGCCAAAGAGTTGGCCAAAGAATGCACAGACAAGCGCATGCGAACG AGCTTGCTGCAAGTTTGTGAGCGAATCCCAACGATTGCCACGCAATTGAAGATCCTTTCTACGGTCAAGGCTACAATGTTGGGAGCACAAG GGACTGAAGAGGACCAAGAAGCTACTGAAATGTTAGTGGGCAATGCGCAAAACCTCATGCAATCCGTGAAACAAACCGTGACCGCTGCTGAAGCGGCTTCCATTAAGATTCGCACGGATGCGGGCATCAAACTGAGATGGGTGCGGAAGCAGCCGTGGTATCAGTACTAA